In the Kribbella sp. NBC_00482 genome, one interval contains:
- a CDS encoding sugar phosphate isomerase/epimerase family protein: MTDIATRIAGAPISWGVCEVPGWGWQYDAPTVLAEMRAVGLAATEFGPDGFLPDDPADKAKTLADVGLRAVGGFVPVVLHDPSHDPAPEVAAALEGFVAAGAGTLVLAAATGQDGYDDRPTLDALGWSVLLANLDKLSALAASQGVLATVHPHVGTMVENADDVSQVLNGSSIGLTLDTGHLLIGGVDPVALAVEHTSRIRHTHLKDVDAAWAARVQSGEVGYTDAVRGGMYRPLGAGDIDITTIVSTLETSGYDGWYVLEQDTILQTRPVDDGPVADVRASIAHLQSITAGLE; this comes from the coding sequence ATGACTGACATTGCTACCCGTATCGCCGGTGCCCCGATCTCGTGGGGTGTGTGCGAGGTGCCGGGCTGGGGCTGGCAGTACGACGCCCCGACGGTACTCGCCGAGATGCGCGCCGTCGGGCTGGCGGCGACCGAGTTCGGCCCGGACGGGTTCCTGCCGGACGACCCCGCGGACAAGGCGAAAACCCTGGCCGACGTCGGCCTTCGGGCCGTCGGCGGATTCGTGCCGGTCGTCTTGCACGACCCGTCGCACGATCCCGCTCCGGAGGTTGCGGCCGCGCTCGAGGGCTTCGTCGCGGCCGGCGCCGGGACCCTGGTCCTCGCTGCGGCGACCGGCCAGGACGGGTACGACGACCGCCCGACGCTGGACGCTCTTGGTTGGAGCGTTTTGCTCGCCAACCTGGACAAGCTGTCCGCGCTGGCGGCATCCCAGGGTGTACTCGCGACCGTCCACCCGCATGTCGGCACGATGGTCGAGAACGCTGACGACGTCTCGCAGGTACTCAACGGGTCGTCGATCGGCCTCACGCTCGACACCGGTCACCTGCTGATCGGCGGCGTCGATCCCGTGGCATTGGCCGTCGAGCACACGTCTCGCATCCGCCACACCCACCTGAAGGACGTCGACGCCGCGTGGGCCGCGCGGGTTCAGTCCGGTGAGGTCGGGTACACGGACGCCGTACGCGGCGGGATGTACCGGCCGCTCGGAGCCGGCGACATCGATATCACCACAATCGTCAGCACGCTGGAGACGTCCGGGTACGACGGGTGGTACGTCCTGGAACAGGACACGATCCTGCAAACGCGCCCGGTGGACGACGGACCCGTGGCCGACGTACGGGCGAGTATCGCGCACCTGCAGTCGATCACGGCGGGACTCGAATGA
- the iolC gene encoding 5-dehydro-2-deoxygluconokinase encodes MVDDVLTIGRIGVDLYPLQLGTHLEDVTSFGKFLGGSATNVAVAAARHGRKSAVISRTGNDPFGVFIHRTLGELGVDDRFVSGVDGLPTPITFCEIFPPDSFPLYFYRFPKAPDLVINPSELDLDAIRDARIYWSTVTGLSAEPSRSAHFAAWEARRRRPITVLDLDYRPMFWADPSEAHSQVSRALEYCTVAVGNREECEVAVGETDPDKAAQALLDRGLDLAVVKQGPRGTLARTRDERVEVPPYPVDVVNGLGAGDGFGGALCHGLLSGWPLEKIIRFANTAGAIVASRLECSTAMPTTEEVLSHLGAEA; translated from the coding sequence ATGGTGGACGACGTACTGACGATCGGGCGCATCGGGGTCGACCTGTACCCGCTGCAGCTCGGGACGCATCTGGAAGATGTCACCTCCTTCGGCAAGTTCCTCGGTGGGAGCGCGACGAACGTAGCGGTGGCGGCGGCGCGGCACGGGCGCAAGTCGGCGGTGATCAGCCGGACCGGGAACGACCCGTTCGGCGTGTTCATCCACCGCACGCTCGGCGAACTCGGGGTCGACGACCGCTTCGTCTCCGGAGTCGACGGCCTGCCGACGCCGATCACCTTCTGCGAGATCTTCCCGCCGGACAGCTTCCCGCTCTACTTCTACCGCTTCCCGAAGGCGCCCGACCTGGTGATCAACCCGTCGGAGCTCGACCTGGACGCGATCCGCGACGCGCGCATCTACTGGTCCACGGTGACCGGCCTGTCCGCCGAACCGTCGCGGTCCGCGCACTTCGCCGCCTGGGAAGCCCGCCGGCGGCGTCCGATCACGGTGCTCGACCTGGACTACCGGCCGATGTTCTGGGCCGACCCGAGCGAGGCGCACTCGCAGGTGTCGCGCGCGCTCGAGTACTGCACGGTTGCTGTCGGCAACCGTGAGGAGTGCGAGGTCGCCGTCGGCGAGACCGATCCCGACAAGGCCGCACAGGCCCTCCTCGACCGCGGCCTCGACCTGGCCGTCGTCAAACAGGGCCCCCGCGGCACGCTCGCCCGGACCCGGGACGAGCGCGTCGAAGTTCCGCCGTACCCGGTCGACGTCGTCAACGGCCTCGGTGCCGGTGATGGGTTCGGTGGAGCGCTCTGCCACGGGCTCCTGTCCGGCTGGCCGCTCGAGAAGATCATCCGGTTCGCCAACACCGCGGGCGCGATTGTCGCATCCCGCCTCGAATGCTCGACCGCCATGCCCACGACCGAAGAAGTTCTCTCCCACCTGGGAGCCGAAGCATGA
- a CDS encoding Gfo/Idh/MocA family protein, giving the protein MRIGLVGVGRIGAFHAATLKELPAVDQVVVADADPARAQAVAKELGVASVSDVPALLASGLDGFVIAAATSAHASLIEAGLAAGVPTFCEKPVALDLAETERVLALVEAATVPVHIGFQRRFDAGYQAARGAVETGELGFVHHIRANTNDAFPPHREYIPQSGGFFRDCTVHDFDIIRYVTGREVVSVYATGANRGEAFFGEYGDVDSAAALLTLDDGTFVAVSGTRYNGAGHDVRMELHGSLGSIAVGLDSHTALRSAEPGVSFPEGPPHMTFMDRFQPAYVAELTAFTEVVAGTREVPCTVRDALAAFRIADACELSRHENRIVTL; this is encoded by the coding sequence ATGCGGATCGGGTTGGTCGGGGTCGGGCGGATCGGGGCGTTCCACGCCGCGACGCTGAAGGAATTGCCGGCGGTGGATCAGGTGGTCGTCGCCGACGCGGACCCCGCTCGCGCCCAGGCGGTCGCGAAGGAGTTGGGCGTCGCGTCGGTTTCCGACGTACCGGCGCTGCTCGCGTCCGGCCTGGACGGTTTCGTCATCGCGGCGGCGACGTCCGCGCACGCTTCGTTGATCGAGGCGGGACTCGCGGCCGGCGTACCGACGTTCTGTGAGAAGCCGGTCGCGCTCGACCTGGCGGAAACGGAGCGGGTACTGGCGTTGGTGGAGGCTGCGACCGTCCCGGTACACATCGGTTTCCAGCGCCGGTTCGACGCCGGGTACCAGGCGGCGCGGGGGGCCGTGGAGACCGGCGAGCTCGGGTTCGTGCACCACATCCGGGCGAACACGAACGACGCCTTCCCGCCGCACCGCGAGTACATCCCGCAGAGCGGCGGGTTCTTCCGCGACTGCACGGTGCACGACTTCGACATCATCCGCTACGTCACCGGCCGCGAGGTCGTCAGCGTCTACGCCACCGGCGCGAACCGCGGCGAGGCGTTCTTCGGCGAGTACGGCGACGTGGACTCGGCGGCTGCGTTACTGACGCTCGACGACGGCACGTTCGTCGCGGTCAGCGGGACGCGGTACAACGGCGCCGGGCACGACGTACGGATGGAGCTGCACGGCAGTCTCGGATCGATCGCGGTCGGCCTGGACTCGCACACCGCGCTGCGGTCGGCCGAGCCGGGCGTCAGCTTCCCGGAGGGGCCGCCGCACATGACGTTCATGGATCGGTTCCAGCCCGCGTACGTCGCTGAACTGACCGCCTTCACCGAGGTCGTCGCCGGGACCCGCGAGGTGCCGTGCACGGTCCGGGACGCACTCGCGGCGTTCCGGATCGCCGACGCCTGCGAACTGTCCCGCCACGAGAACCGCATCGTCACGCTCTGA